In the genome of Sander vitreus isolate 19-12246 chromosome 13, sanVit1, whole genome shotgun sequence, one region contains:
- the f9b gene encoding coagulation factor IXb, which yields MARVSLLTFFIVGLMLVVYGLAAEITEENTGAVFVSQQAADTVLRRLRRYNSGHGEEIFMKANLERECREETCVMEEAREVFEDDEKTMTFWASYSDGDQCKPPPCQNGGQCEDGIGSYVCYCKPNYDGKNCEIEVSKQCLVNNGGCSHFCVMKEKIPVCQCATGYELGPDKKSCEPTEQFSCGRVNLPSSSVTRSIITPRSSNTTHSSETENNSSGTWEDDFDYLTEPYDYSNLLLNELDLANASVASVVKKRSVRSDSSSSVNPAEIVMNSGEASNVTETPTEKKQLPSWAFFPTLPTIIAQDHSDHRIVGGNEAFPGEIPWQVALMYHSATLQKEVSFCGGSLLSNLWILTAAHCLMHPDYATRNIFVRVGEHDVNKVEGPERDHVIAEQHIHPFYDGKKSPYNNDIALLKLASPVELSNTRRPICLGPKDFTEKLLRDSSSSLVSGWGQLKFRGPDSSKLQKLEVPYVERPICKKSSRDHITRFMFCAGYQTEKKDSCQGDSGGPHSSNYKGTWFLTGIVSWGEECAMDGKYGIYTRVSRYYTWITQTTGIPVNN from the exons ATGGCCAGAGTTtctttactgactttttttattgttggtttAATGCTGGTGGTGTACGGACTTGCTGCTGAAATCACAGAGGAAAACACAG gagctgtgtttgtgtctcagcAGGCGGCAGACACGGTGCTGCGTCGCCTGCGCAGGTACAACAGTGGCCATGGTGAAGAAATCTTTATGAAAGCCAACTTGGAGCGGGAGTGTAGAGAGGAAACCTGCGTGATGGAGGAGGCAAGGGAGGTGTTTGAGGATGATGAAAAAACT ATGACATTCTGGGCCAGCTACAGCG atggTGACCAGTGTAAACCACCCCCCTGCCAAAATGGAGGTCAGTGTGAAGACGGAATCGGCTCATATGTCTGCTACTGCAAACCAAACTATGACGGCAAGAACTGTGAGATCG AGGTGTCCAAGCAGTGTTTGGTCAACAATGGTGGATGTTCCCATTTCTGTGTGATGAAGGAGAAGATacctgtgtgtcagtgtgcaaCTGGTTACGAACTCGGGCCAGACAAGAAGAGCTGTGAACCAAcag AACAATTCAGCTGTGGTCGTGTGAACTTGCCCTCCAGCTCCGTCACCAGGTCCATCATAACCCCACGGTcctcaaacacaacacacagctctgaaacagaaaacaattCCAGTGGCACCTGGGAAGATGACTTTGACTATTTAACAGAGCCTTATGACTACTCCAACctgcttttaaatgaattagACCTGGCCAACGCCTCTGTGGCCTCTGTAGTCAAAAAACGATCAGTGAGGTCGGATTCAAGCTCTTCTGTAAATCCAGCGGAGATTGTCATGAACAGTGGGGAGGCGAGCAATGTGACTGAAACGCCCACAGAGAAAAAGCAGCTGCCTTCCTGGGCTTTCTTCCCCACACTGCCTACCATCATAGCACAAGACCACTCTGACCACAGGATTGTGGGAGGCAATGAGGCCTTTCCTGGAGAGATACCTTGGCAG GTTGCCCTGATGTATCACTCAGCCACCCTTCAAAAAGAGGTGTCTTTCTGTGGAGGATCTCTGCTCAGTAATTTATGGATCCTCACTGCTGCCCATTGTCTGATGCACCCTGATTATGCTACACGGAATATCTTCGTCAGAGTGG GTGAACATGATGTGAACAAGGTTGAGGGTCCAGAGCGAGACCATGTGATAGCAGAGCAGCATATACACCCCTTCTATGATGGTAAGAAGTCACCTTATAACAATGATATTGCTCTACTTAAGCTTGCCAGTCCAGTGGAACTGTCCAACACACGCCGTCCCATCTGCCTGGGCCCAAAAGACTTTACAGAGAAACTATTGAGGGATTCCAGCAGCTCTCTGGTAAGCGGCTGGGGACAGCTTAAGTTTCGAGGCCCTGACTCCAGCAAGCTTCAGAAGTTGGAGGTCCCTTATGTGGAACGTCCCATTTGTAAAAAGAGCAGCCGGGACCACATCACACGCTTTATGTTCTGTGCTGGCTACCAAACTGAAAAGAAGGATTCATGCCAGGGGGACAGTGGGGGGCCGCATTCCTCCAATTATAAAGGCACTTGGTTCCTGACAGGCATCGTCAGCTGGGGGGAGGAGTGTGCCATGGATGGGAAGTATGGCATCTACACCCGAGTCTCACGGTACTACACGTGGATCACTCAGACAACAGGTATCCCAGTTAACAACTGA